The Mucilaginibacter yixingensis genome window below encodes:
- a CDS encoding UbiA family prenyltransferase: MPHNSLQYYALLFMLPIVYYTYAYQHQSIDPVKADPRSRWYAKHRQFIQYSQAIMIGLSAIISVDLFVTYANRLLHLPLISWIFLAVILITATLYYGLLPGALNLRNVGWLKAFVIGFVWACCANLAPMMMTHIETGNAYPDAVLWVFLFVKNWMFCTVNAIMFDVKDYPSDANVQLKTFVVRFGLRRTIFFILMPLLAIGLFALICFALYRGLLPLQILINCIPFLLMIYVVYTMRKRHSLVYYLILIDGALLVKAICGIVAMSFAK, from the coding sequence ATGCCGCATAATTCATTACAATATTATGCCTTGTTGTTTATGCTCCCTATAGTGTACTATACCTATGCCTATCAACATCAATCTATTGACCCGGTAAAGGCTGATCCACGAAGCCGTTGGTATGCCAAACACCGGCAATTTATACAATACAGCCAGGCAATAATGATCGGTTTATCGGCCATTATTTCTGTAGACTTATTTGTAACTTATGCCAACCGCCTGCTGCATCTGCCGCTGATTTCCTGGATATTTCTTGCAGTCATTTTAATCACGGCCACTTTATATTATGGATTATTGCCTGGAGCTCTGAACTTAAGAAACGTGGGTTGGCTCAAAGCGTTTGTGATTGGATTTGTGTGGGCCTGCTGTGCAAATCTGGCCCCTATGATGATGACGCATATAGAAACCGGGAACGCTTATCCGGATGCGGTGCTTTGGGTATTTTTATTTGTTAAAAACTGGATGTTTTGCACCGTAAACGCCATCATGTTCGACGTCAAAGACTACCCATCGGATGCCAACGTCCAGCTAAAAACCTTTGTTGTCCGGTTCGGGCTCAGGCGCACTATCTTTTTTATTTTGATGCCGTTGCTGGCTATCGGCCTGTTCGCACTAATATGTTTTGCACTGTATAGGGGCCTGCTGCCTTTACAGATCCTTATCAATTGCATTCCGTTCCTGCTTATGATATATGTAGTTTATACCATGCGGAAAAGACACAGCCTGGTTTACTATCTTATTTTGATTGACGGAGCATTGCTGGTAAAAGCTATCTGCGGAATTGTAGCCATGTCTTTTGCTAAATGA
- a CDS encoding helix-turn-helix transcriptional regulator, translating to MGITKTEIFTEEQNKLAVQLKAIAHPARIAILQHIMQANACICGDLVDELGLAQATISQHLKELKNAGLIQGTIEGVSVCYCIEPNAWKNLQMELNKLFGSYQTKGNCC from the coding sequence ATGGGCATTACCAAAACAGAAATATTTACCGAAGAGCAGAACAAGCTGGCGGTGCAGTTAAAAGCCATTGCTCACCCTGCGCGTATCGCCATTTTACAACATATTATGCAAGCAAATGCCTGTATTTGCGGTGACCTTGTTGATGAGTTAGGCCTGGCGCAAGCAACCATATCTCAACACCTGAAAGAATTGAAGAATGCCGGGCTTATTCAGGGCACTATTGAAGGCGTGAGTGTATGTTATTGCATTGAACCCAATGCCTGGAAAAACCTGCAAATGGAGCTGAATAAGCTATTTGGCTCTTATCAGACCAAGGGCAACTGCTGTTAA
- a CDS encoding DUF6428 family protein produces the protein METLTWGNFKARLEANPELHLQFQYEEGKLADTSFHITEIKLAPITSVDCGGVMNKWTEVIVQLWEPGEKQAERSMKVNKALSIIAVVEQMLPLDGDAIVKIEFGNSQFDTRQMFPADITVAGDTLTVNLTPDFVQCKAQTRGGSCGTNDKGEECCAPVEKPTIKLVNLVTQTDACCTPGGGCC, from the coding sequence ATGGAGACATTAACCTGGGGTAATTTTAAAGCCCGATTAGAAGCAAATCCCGAACTGCATCTGCAATTCCAGTATGAAGAAGGTAAGCTTGCAGACACCTCTTTTCATATTACAGAGATCAAGCTGGCGCCAATTACATCGGTAGATTGCGGTGGCGTAATGAACAAATGGACAGAAGTGATTGTGCAACTGTGGGAGCCTGGAGAAAAACAAGCAGAGCGTAGCATGAAGGTGAATAAAGCGCTGTCTATTATTGCTGTTGTAGAGCAAATGTTACCGTTGGACGGCGATGCTATTGTGAAAATAGAATTTGGCAATTCGCAGTTTGATACCCGCCAAATGTTCCCGGCTGATATTACAGTAGCTGGTGATACGCTGACGGTAAATCTAACCCCAGATTTTGTACAATGTAAAGCACAAACCCGCGGCGGTAGTTGCGGTACAAATGATAAGGGCGAAGAATGCTGCGCCCCGGTTGAAAAACCAACAATCAAATTGGTGAACCTGGTAACTCAAACAGATGCCTGCTGTACACCTGGTGGCGGATGCTGCTAA
- a CDS encoding arsenate reductase ArsC, whose amino-acid sequence MKNILVLCTGNSCRSQMAEGYLRFYAGNKANVYSAGVKTHGVNPKAIQVMAEDHIDISGHTSNHVDEYQHIPFDMVITVCDNANEACPFFPGNVQRFHQNFPDPPKATGTPDEIMDEFRRVRDMIKAYSMDFVQTYL is encoded by the coding sequence ATGAAAAATATTCTCGTTCTATGTACCGGTAACAGCTGCCGGAGCCAGATGGCCGAAGGTTACCTTCGTTTTTATGCTGGCAACAAAGCCAATGTTTACAGTGCTGGTGTAAAAACTCATGGCGTAAACCCCAAAGCTATCCAGGTGATGGCCGAAGATCATATCGATATCTCCGGGCATACTTCCAATCACGTTGATGAGTATCAGCACATCCCGTTTGATATGGTAATCACCGTGTGTGATAATGCTAACGAGGCTTGTCCGTTTTTTCCTGGCAACGTACAACGTTTTCATCAAAACTTCCCTGATCCTCCAAAGGCAACTGGCACCCCCGATGAAATTATGGATGAGTTTAGAAGAGTGCGGGATATGATCAAGGCCTACTCTATGGATTTTGTACAAACCTATTTATGA
- a CDS encoding aquaporin codes for MRRYVAELLGTFIMVFCGTGAMIIDQQAGGAITHVGVATTWGLVVMSLIYALGDISGAHMNPAVSIAFTLAGRFEKKHLLPYILSQVCGALLASTVLKLLFPASASLGATLPSGSAIQSFVLELLLTFFLMLVVLNVACGDKERGLFAGIAVGSVVGLEAMFAGPICGASMNPARSLAPALVSGHLENLWVYLIATPLGATAAIPVWNYLTSNGKIDTI; via the coding sequence ATGAGAAGATATGTGGCCGAGCTACTCGGTACTTTCATTATGGTGTTTTGCGGCACCGGCGCGATGATTATTGACCAGCAAGCGGGTGGCGCAATTACCCATGTGGGGGTGGCAACAACCTGGGGCTTGGTGGTGATGAGTTTGATCTATGCGCTGGGCGATATTTCGGGCGCGCACATGAATCCGGCTGTGAGTATCGCTTTTACACTTGCCGGCCGTTTTGAAAAAAAACACTTGTTGCCTTATATTTTAAGCCAGGTTTGTGGTGCTTTACTGGCTAGCACAGTTTTAAAACTGTTGTTTCCCGCTAGTGCGTCTTTGGGTGCAACACTGCCAAGCGGAAGTGCAATACAATCTTTTGTATTGGAGCTATTGCTCACTTTCTTTTTGATGCTGGTGGTTCTGAACGTAGCGTGCGGCGACAAAGAGCGGGGCCTATTTGCCGGTATTGCCGTCGGCTCTGTGGTTGGTTTAGAAGCAATGTTTGCCGGACCAATATGTGGCGCATCCATGAATCCCGCCCGTTCGCTCGCCCCGGCATTGGTCTCCGGACATTTGGAAAATCTATGGGTTTACCTGATTGCTACACCACTGGGGGCTACTGCAGCCATCCCAGTGTGGAATTATCTGACAAGTAACGGTAAAATTGATACGATATGA
- a CDS encoding metallophosphoesterase, translating into MRIALFSDVHANLPALEAFLADLDKCKPDAVYCLGDLIGYNIWPNEVIAEIRKRGIATLMGNHDQKTKGYAYELVTADNRSYLNTLPAHIRLEFLRDDYSFHILMAHGSPRSINEYMLENLGEDYVTEMMNEVKANVLCVGHSHLPYYRTIGDKHIINVGSVGKPKDNDPRGGYVVLTIGNDIKVEFIRFAYNVEKAARAIEVSLLPNELADRLRMAF; encoded by the coding sequence ATGAGGATTGCCTTGTTTTCTGATGTGCATGCTAACCTGCCGGCACTTGAGGCGTTCCTGGCGGATCTGGATAAATGCAAGCCAGACGCGGTCTATTGCCTGGGCGATCTGATTGGCTATAACATTTGGCCTAATGAAGTGATTGCAGAGATTCGTAAACGTGGGATAGCCACACTAATGGGTAATCACGATCAGAAGACCAAAGGTTACGCCTACGAGCTGGTGACCGCCGACAATAGGAGTTACCTAAATACCTTACCGGCACATATTCGCCTTGAGTTTCTTCGGGATGATTATTCGTTTCATATATTGATGGCGCATGGTAGCCCGCGAAGCATCAATGAATACATGCTCGAAAATCTGGGCGAAGATTATGTAACCGAAATGATGAACGAGGTTAAAGCGAATGTGCTTTGTGTAGGCCATTCGCATTTGCCCTATTACCGCACTATCGGCGATAAACATATTATCAATGTCGGTTCTGTTGGCAAACCAAAAGATAATGATCCCCGCGGTGGCTACGTTGTGCTGACAATTGGAAATGATATCAAGGTTGAGTTTATTCGATTTGCCTATAACGTAGAAAAAGCCGCCAGAGCGATAGAGGTCAGCCTTTTACCTAATGAACTAGCCGACCGGCTTCGGATGGCATTTTAA
- a CDS encoding carboxypeptidase-like regulatory domain-containing protein, giving the protein MKKIFIVLILFNVSTYSLYAQKKTIEGRVIDDNLKALPYVSIMINDTVKIGKTDLNGFFHIEIPVSVKKILFSTVGIELASVELAEKCDEVEVVMMLSGTYDFITHRRVDQLRMKRFNKLPELHKVAFEKGIFKTIKACYTQEFIPCFKKSNVKR; this is encoded by the coding sequence GTGAAAAAAATATTCATAGTTCTTATTTTATTCAATGTTTCAACGTATAGTCTTTACGCTCAAAAGAAAACGATTGAAGGAAGGGTTATTGATGATAATCTGAAAGCTTTGCCTTACGTGTCAATTATGATCAATGACACTGTTAAAATAGGTAAGACAGACCTAAATGGTTTTTTTCATATAGAGATACCTGTTTCCGTTAAAAAGATATTATTTAGTACTGTTGGAATAGAGCTAGCGTCTGTAGAGCTTGCAGAGAAATGTGATGAAGTAGAAGTTGTAATGATGTTGAGTGGTACTTATGATTTTATAACCCATAGGAGGGTAGATCAACTTCGGATGAAAAGATTTAATAAATTACCGGAACTACATAAGGTGGCGTTTGAGAAAGGGATATTTAAAACCATTAAAGCTTGTTATACCCAAGAGTTTATACCTTGTTTTAAGAAAAGCAATGTAAAACGTTAA